A genomic region of Streptococcus suis contains the following coding sequences:
- the rseP gene encoding RIP metalloprotease RseP, with the protein MKGILAFIFIFGVIVVVHEFGHFYFAKKAGILVREFAIGMGPKIFAHTGKDGTLYTIRILPLGGYVRMAGWGEDKTEIKTGSPASLSLNEAGVVTRINLSGKQLDSLSLPMNVTSFDFEEKLEITGLVLEESKTYKVDHDATIVEEDGTEVRIAPLDVQYQNATVWGRLMTNFAGPMNNFILGILVFIILFFMQGGVANPSSNAVSITEGGALQAAGVVTGDKILSVNGNTTDSYTEVATIISKAATDATTAPSFDLVVEHDGKKRHVSVTAEQVDGAYRIGISPILKTGFVDKIVGGFQEAGATALRVVTALKNLIANFDVKQLGGPVAIYKVSSQAAEFGLVSVLGLMAALSINLGIFNLIPIPALDGGKIVMNILEAIRRKPLKPETESYITLAGVAVMVVLMIVVTWNDIIRVFF; encoded by the coding sequence ATGAAGGGAATTTTAGCATTTATATTTATATTTGGTGTGATTGTGGTTGTCCATGAATTTGGTCATTTCTACTTCGCCAAGAAAGCGGGTATCCTTGTGAGGGAATTTGCGATTGGGATGGGTCCCAAAATTTTCGCTCATACGGGTAAGGATGGGACGCTTTACACCATCCGTATTCTTCCTCTAGGTGGCTATGTTCGAATGGCTGGATGGGGTGAAGATAAGACAGAGATTAAGACAGGTAGTCCTGCCAGCCTCAGCTTGAATGAAGCTGGTGTTGTGACGCGGATTAATTTGTCTGGTAAGCAACTGGATAGTCTCAGTTTGCCAATGAATGTAACCAGTTTTGACTTTGAAGAAAAATTGGAAATCACAGGCTTGGTCTTGGAAGAAAGCAAGACCTATAAGGTTGATCACGATGCCACGATTGTAGAGGAAGATGGAACAGAAGTTCGGATTGCTCCACTTGATGTTCAGTATCAAAATGCGACAGTCTGGGGACGGTTGATGACCAACTTTGCGGGTCCCATGAATAATTTTATTCTAGGGATTCTAGTATTTATTATTTTGTTCTTCATGCAAGGCGGGGTTGCCAACCCATCAAGCAATGCGGTAAGTATTACTGAGGGTGGTGCTTTGCAGGCTGCGGGTGTTGTCACAGGGGACAAGATTCTTTCGGTCAATGGGAACACGACAGATAGCTACACAGAAGTTGCAACGATTATTAGCAAAGCAGCGACAGATGCAACAACAGCCCCAAGCTTTGATTTGGTTGTTGAGCATGATGGGAAAAAACGTCATGTCTCCGTTACTGCTGAACAAGTAGATGGGGCCTATCGAATTGGTATCTCACCGATTTTGAAAACTGGTTTCGTTGATAAAATTGTCGGTGGTTTCCAAGAAGCGGGAGCGACAGCTCTTAGGGTTGTAACAGCTTTGAAGAATCTAATTGCAAACTTTGATGTTAAGCAGTTGGGGGGACCGGTTGCTATTTATAAAGTAAGTTCTCAAGCGGCTGAATTTGGTTTGGTTTCTGTATTGGGGCTAATGGCTGCGCTCTCCATTAACCTTGGAATCTTCAATTTGATTCCAATTCCAGCCTTGGATGGTGGTAAGATTGTTATGAATATTCTGGAAGCCATTCGCAGAAAACCACTCAAACCAGAGACGGAATCTTATATCACTCTAGCAGGTGTAGCCGTTATGGTGGTTCTTATGATAGTAGTCACTTGGAATGATATTATAAGAGTCTTCTTCTAA